In Xiphophorus couchianus chromosome 8, X_couchianus-1.0, whole genome shotgun sequence, the following proteins share a genomic window:
- the aff1 gene encoding AF4/FMR2 family member 1 isoform X1: MASQPSAHTEERNLLRRRAWEQRIQETSQTKEVNAENAPLFAEPYKTDKADELSDRIQRMLGSYEDVNNPVPSSLEALPIPSYVSLSQSDQNQPVAEQSNKTLSHNQDLHMSTTQQSQKGTSNSVYSSSPNHRGHSSRFSAAPSTHSQLSRLGHHIKESEVFPDLRGAVSLPQEVSAPSPDTKPLPVLHSCDHNTNTDTRDTFKRDQLQGSPDLSSGLTGSVTVFTLNSRLSPINPPQAKTNTLPSQTFPSLLSSKQAGLVMTQKPTAYVRPMDGQDQVVQKSPELKPSPEHYAPLPELINKTDIAKTMKVPQFFEAPSDEVLCVEDILREMTQPWPPLLTAIHTPTYEPPKSQIPAKEAEQVSSCPEQKSLEFSSKDSSHYNQLNSSNSFEAAHSSDAEMRSSSDSSSESDSDISIKEPPKPPESKLVEIEPDAPAASDRDWQLGERVSSHQQTFSTDRQTPMQTSVDASEESKSFSQQKALTDNMAATQQSSQSFQDASFCQNNGKKSLSDGGSRSNNTRRLSKPSAPGGPNRTETALSVKSEELATPKTEQHFTDNPKVKSKTVEHRKETKRDAKRTKYAKHKKAGSEVAPALHGRCPTCGVHHPKSCCCSAQSPTQPAAPVRVSCPKNNTETKVPHKSTHKHSHKASRAATGWWDQYQPPKSLLVRIDIGLLSRVPLKSSNNKGISSNAKRPALAIEKDVATRESSKAHRPGKSNRKSQNVETKSPPKKKLKLENRNTSLSRASVKVESSSKPDKDQKNAKKTSQDLATSKDTTKAPKVQNPCSAMVLKTSKENPNGKDSNKHKTIKGKHPQPSLLKKCQAKTPKSGLDVPSNLKPQRGAVSNRSLLNFDKRQYPVNHYIKEAKKLKHKADAEQDKLSKAFTYLEAAMFFVESCIAMEKDPQISGSSYTMLAETVELLKFVLKLKNPVDSLAAPPENDFLALCLKCQSLLHMAMFRHKQKTATKLSKTLTDHFQNFAQVSLKQPSSAKLAENPSLSVPSPASSSSGTGSNHSGSGITAVGSTVMIPQDIEQVAFSYVNITTLFLSAHDIWEQAEELALKGSGVLTELDASMGPLRLMSNMSFMVRYIRQGVNWLRLDSRKL, translated from the exons acGGACAAAGCGGATGAGCTCTCTGATCGAATCCAAAGGATGCTGGGCAGTTATGAAGATGTGAATAATCCTGTGCCTTCTTCACTGGAGGCTTTACCCATTCCTTCCTATGTTTCCTTATCACagtcggatcagaaccagccaGTTGCAGAACAATCAAACAAAACTCTTTCCCACAACCAGGACCTTCACATGTCTACTACCCAACAAAGCCAGAAAGGGACATCTAATAGTGTTTACTCCTCATCTCCAAACCACCGTGGACATTCATCTAGATTTTCAGCTGCGCCTTCGACCCACAGTCAGTTGAGTCGCTTAGGACATCATATAAAGGAGAGTGAAGTCTTCCCAGATCTCAGAGGGGCAGTCAGCCTTCCCCAGGAAGTGTCTGCCCCCTCTCCAGATACTAAGCCTCTTCCGGTCCTACATTCCTGTGACCACAATACTAACACGGACACGAGGGACACGTTCAAAAGGGATCAGCTTCAAGGGTCTCCAGATCTTTCCTCAGGGTTGACTGGCAGTGTGACTGTTTTTACATTGAACAGCAGGCTTTCACCTATAAATCCACCCCAAGCCAAGACCAACACACTGCCCTCCCAGACCTTTCCTTCTCTGCTGTCGTCCAAGCAGGCTGGGCTAGTCATGACCCAGAAGCCAACGGCCTACGTGCGACCCATGGATGGTCAGGACCAGGTGGTCCAGAAGTCACCTGAGCTGAAGCCATCGCCAGAGCATTATGCGCCATTACCAGAGCTGATCAACAAAACGGACATTGCCAAAACAATGAAAGTGCCTCAATTCTTTGAG gCTCCATCTGATGAAGTTCTGTGTGTGGAAGATATCTTAAGG GAAATGACTCAGCCATGGCCCCCTCTGCTGACGGCGATACACACGCCAACCTATGAACCACCCAAGTCTCAAATCCCAGCCAAG GAAGCAGAACAAGTCTCATCATGTCCAGAGCAAA AAAGCCTTGAATTCTCCAGTAAAGATTCATCTCATTACAACCAGCTGAACTCCTCAAA ttccTTTGAAGCCGCACATTCCAGTGATGCAGAGATGAGGAGCTCCAGTGACAGCAGCTCAGAGTCAGACAGCGACATTTCCATTAAAGAGCCTCCAAAACCTCCAGAGAGCAAACTAGTTGAAATAGAG CCTGATGCTCCAGCAGCAAGCGATCGGGACTGGCAGCTGGGAGAGCGGGTTAGCTCCCATCAGCAGACCTTCAGCACTGATCGTCAGACCCCCATGCAGACCAGTGTAGACGCCAGTGAGGAATCAAAGTCTTTTTCTCAGCAAAAAGCGCTCACAGACAACATGGCTGCTACTCAGCAGAGCAGTCAAAGCTTCCAAGATGCCTCTTTCTGTCAGAACAATGGCAAAAAAAGCCTTTCTGATGGAGGGAGCCGCAGCAACAATACAAGGAGACTTTCAAAGCCTTCAGCGCCAGGGGGCCCAAATCGCACTGAAACAGCACTCAGTGTTAAGTCTGAGGAACTCGCAACCCCAAAGACGGAGCAACATTTCACAGACAATCccaaagtaaaatcaaaaacagtgGAACACAGAAAGGAAACTAAAAGAGATGCTAAAAGAACTAAATACGCCAAACATAAGAAGGCTGGATCGGAAGTTGCGCCTGCGCTGCATGGTCGCTGTCCAACCTGTGGTGTTCATCATCCTAAATCCTGCTGCTGCTCGGCTCAGAGCCCCACCCAGCCTGCTGCTCCAGTCAGAGTCAGCTGTCCCAAAAACAATACAGAGACCAAGGTGCCTCACAAATCAACCCACAAGCATTCACATAAGGCCTCTCGGGCAGCAACGGGTTGGTGGGACCAATACCAGCCTCCTAAATCCCTGCTGGTGAGGATTGATATCGGTCTGCTCTCAAGAGTCCCCCTGAAATCCAGTAATAATAAAGGGATTTCCAGCAATGCAAAGAGACCAGCACTGGCCATAGAGAAGGATGTAGCGACCAGAGAGTCCTCTAAAGCACACAGACCTGGAAAAAGCAATAGAAAGTCTCAAAAT gtcgAGACTAAAAGTCCACCCAAGAAGAAACTTAAGTTGGAAAACCGGAATACCTCATTAAGTCGTGCTTCTGTGAAAGTAGA GAGTTCCAGCAAACCAGACAAGGACCAAAAGAATGCTAAGAAAACATCTCAGGACCTGGCAACATCCAAAGACACCACTAAAGCTCCAAAGGTACAGAATCCCTGTTCGGCAATGGTACTGAAGACCAGTAAGGAGAATCCCAATGGTAAGGACTCCAACAAGCACAAGACAATTAAAGGAAAACACCCACAACCCTCACTTCTTAAAAAG TGTCAGGCCAAGACCCCAAAGAGCGGTCTTGATGTGCCGTCAAATTTAAAGCCCCAAAGAGGAGCTGTGAGCAACAGATCCTTGCTGAATTTTGACAAGAG GCAGTATCCAGTGAACCATTACATAAAAGAGGCAAAAAAACTGAAGCACAAGGCAGACGCTGAG CAGGACAAGCTTAGTAAAGCTTTTACCTACTTGGAGGCAGCCATGTTCTTTGTTGAGAGTTGTATTGCCATGGAGAAAGATCCACAGATTTCAGGGTCTTCCTACACGATGCTTGCAGAGACGGTGGAGCTGCTCAA ATTTGTTCTGAAACTTAAAAACCCAGTGGACTCATTAGCTGCACCCccagaaaatgactttttagcTTTATG TTTAAAGTGCCAGTCTCTTCTTCACATGGCCATGTTTcgccacaaacaaaaaactgcaacaaaattGTCAAAGACTCTTACGGATCACTTTCAA AACTTCGCTCAGGTGTCACTCAAACAGCCCTCCTCAGCAAA GCTAGCAGAAAACCCATCCCTCAGCGTGCCGTCTCCAGCCAGCTCCAGCTCAGGTACCGGTTCGAACCACAGCGGCTCCGGGATCACTGCGGTCGGCAGCACTGTGATGATTCCTCAAGACATAGAGCAAGTGGCCTTTTCCTACGTCAACATCACCACGTTATTTCTAAGTGCTCATGACATCTGGGAGCAGGCAGAGGAACTGGCATTAAAAGGCAGcg GTGTGCTCACAGAGCTGGATGCCTCCATGGGCCCACTGAGACTGATGTCAAATATGAGCTTCATGGTCCGCTACATCAGGCAAGGTGTCAACTGGTTAAGGCTGGACAGCCGAAAGCTTTGA
- the aff1 gene encoding AF4/FMR2 family member 4 isoform X2 — translation MASQPSAHTEERNLLRRRAWEQRIQETSQTKEVNAENAPLFAEPYKTDKADELSDRIQRMLGSYEDVNNPVPSSLEALPIPSYVSLSQSDQNQPVAEQSNKTLSHNQDLHMSTTQQSQKGTSNSVYSSSPNHRGHSSRFSAAPSTHSQLSRLGHHIKESEVFPDLRGAVSLPQEVSAPSPDTKPLPVLHSCDHNTNTDTRDTFKRDQLQGSPDLSSGLTGSVTVFTLNSRLSPINPPQAKTNTLPSQTFPSLLSSKQAGLVMTQKPTAYVRPMDGQDQVVQKSPELKPSPEHYAPLPELINKTDIAKTMKVPQFFEEMTQPWPPLLTAIHTPTYEPPKSQIPAKEAEQVSSCPEQKSLEFSSKDSSHYNQLNSSNSFEAAHSSDAEMRSSSDSSSESDSDISIKEPPKPPESKLVEIEPDAPAASDRDWQLGERVSSHQQTFSTDRQTPMQTSVDASEESKSFSQQKALTDNMAATQQSSQSFQDASFCQNNGKKSLSDGGSRSNNTRRLSKPSAPGGPNRTETALSVKSEELATPKTEQHFTDNPKVKSKTVEHRKETKRDAKRTKYAKHKKAGSEVAPALHGRCPTCGVHHPKSCCCSAQSPTQPAAPVRVSCPKNNTETKVPHKSTHKHSHKASRAATGWWDQYQPPKSLLVRIDIGLLSRVPLKSSNNKGISSNAKRPALAIEKDVATRESSKAHRPGKSNRKSQNVETKSPPKKKLKLENRNTSLSRASVKVESSSKPDKDQKNAKKTSQDLATSKDTTKAPKVQNPCSAMVLKTSKENPNGKDSNKHKTIKGKHPQPSLLKKCQAKTPKSGLDVPSNLKPQRGAVSNRSLLNFDKRQYPVNHYIKEAKKLKHKADAEQDKLSKAFTYLEAAMFFVESCIAMEKDPQISGSSYTMLAETVELLKFVLKLKNPVDSLAAPPENDFLALCLKCQSLLHMAMFRHKQKTATKLSKTLTDHFQNFAQVSLKQPSSAKLAENPSLSVPSPASSSSGTGSNHSGSGITAVGSTVMIPQDIEQVAFSYVNITTLFLSAHDIWEQAEELALKGSGVLTELDASMGPLRLMSNMSFMVRYIRQGVNWLRLDSRKL, via the exons acGGACAAAGCGGATGAGCTCTCTGATCGAATCCAAAGGATGCTGGGCAGTTATGAAGATGTGAATAATCCTGTGCCTTCTTCACTGGAGGCTTTACCCATTCCTTCCTATGTTTCCTTATCACagtcggatcagaaccagccaGTTGCAGAACAATCAAACAAAACTCTTTCCCACAACCAGGACCTTCACATGTCTACTACCCAACAAAGCCAGAAAGGGACATCTAATAGTGTTTACTCCTCATCTCCAAACCACCGTGGACATTCATCTAGATTTTCAGCTGCGCCTTCGACCCACAGTCAGTTGAGTCGCTTAGGACATCATATAAAGGAGAGTGAAGTCTTCCCAGATCTCAGAGGGGCAGTCAGCCTTCCCCAGGAAGTGTCTGCCCCCTCTCCAGATACTAAGCCTCTTCCGGTCCTACATTCCTGTGACCACAATACTAACACGGACACGAGGGACACGTTCAAAAGGGATCAGCTTCAAGGGTCTCCAGATCTTTCCTCAGGGTTGACTGGCAGTGTGACTGTTTTTACATTGAACAGCAGGCTTTCACCTATAAATCCACCCCAAGCCAAGACCAACACACTGCCCTCCCAGACCTTTCCTTCTCTGCTGTCGTCCAAGCAGGCTGGGCTAGTCATGACCCAGAAGCCAACGGCCTACGTGCGACCCATGGATGGTCAGGACCAGGTGGTCCAGAAGTCACCTGAGCTGAAGCCATCGCCAGAGCATTATGCGCCATTACCAGAGCTGATCAACAAAACGGACATTGCCAAAACAATGAAAGTGCCTCAATTCTTTGAG GAAATGACTCAGCCATGGCCCCCTCTGCTGACGGCGATACACACGCCAACCTATGAACCACCCAAGTCTCAAATCCCAGCCAAG GAAGCAGAACAAGTCTCATCATGTCCAGAGCAAA AAAGCCTTGAATTCTCCAGTAAAGATTCATCTCATTACAACCAGCTGAACTCCTCAAA ttccTTTGAAGCCGCACATTCCAGTGATGCAGAGATGAGGAGCTCCAGTGACAGCAGCTCAGAGTCAGACAGCGACATTTCCATTAAAGAGCCTCCAAAACCTCCAGAGAGCAAACTAGTTGAAATAGAG CCTGATGCTCCAGCAGCAAGCGATCGGGACTGGCAGCTGGGAGAGCGGGTTAGCTCCCATCAGCAGACCTTCAGCACTGATCGTCAGACCCCCATGCAGACCAGTGTAGACGCCAGTGAGGAATCAAAGTCTTTTTCTCAGCAAAAAGCGCTCACAGACAACATGGCTGCTACTCAGCAGAGCAGTCAAAGCTTCCAAGATGCCTCTTTCTGTCAGAACAATGGCAAAAAAAGCCTTTCTGATGGAGGGAGCCGCAGCAACAATACAAGGAGACTTTCAAAGCCTTCAGCGCCAGGGGGCCCAAATCGCACTGAAACAGCACTCAGTGTTAAGTCTGAGGAACTCGCAACCCCAAAGACGGAGCAACATTTCACAGACAATCccaaagtaaaatcaaaaacagtgGAACACAGAAAGGAAACTAAAAGAGATGCTAAAAGAACTAAATACGCCAAACATAAGAAGGCTGGATCGGAAGTTGCGCCTGCGCTGCATGGTCGCTGTCCAACCTGTGGTGTTCATCATCCTAAATCCTGCTGCTGCTCGGCTCAGAGCCCCACCCAGCCTGCTGCTCCAGTCAGAGTCAGCTGTCCCAAAAACAATACAGAGACCAAGGTGCCTCACAAATCAACCCACAAGCATTCACATAAGGCCTCTCGGGCAGCAACGGGTTGGTGGGACCAATACCAGCCTCCTAAATCCCTGCTGGTGAGGATTGATATCGGTCTGCTCTCAAGAGTCCCCCTGAAATCCAGTAATAATAAAGGGATTTCCAGCAATGCAAAGAGACCAGCACTGGCCATAGAGAAGGATGTAGCGACCAGAGAGTCCTCTAAAGCACACAGACCTGGAAAAAGCAATAGAAAGTCTCAAAAT gtcgAGACTAAAAGTCCACCCAAGAAGAAACTTAAGTTGGAAAACCGGAATACCTCATTAAGTCGTGCTTCTGTGAAAGTAGA GAGTTCCAGCAAACCAGACAAGGACCAAAAGAATGCTAAGAAAACATCTCAGGACCTGGCAACATCCAAAGACACCACTAAAGCTCCAAAGGTACAGAATCCCTGTTCGGCAATGGTACTGAAGACCAGTAAGGAGAATCCCAATGGTAAGGACTCCAACAAGCACAAGACAATTAAAGGAAAACACCCACAACCCTCACTTCTTAAAAAG TGTCAGGCCAAGACCCCAAAGAGCGGTCTTGATGTGCCGTCAAATTTAAAGCCCCAAAGAGGAGCTGTGAGCAACAGATCCTTGCTGAATTTTGACAAGAG GCAGTATCCAGTGAACCATTACATAAAAGAGGCAAAAAAACTGAAGCACAAGGCAGACGCTGAG CAGGACAAGCTTAGTAAAGCTTTTACCTACTTGGAGGCAGCCATGTTCTTTGTTGAGAGTTGTATTGCCATGGAGAAAGATCCACAGATTTCAGGGTCTTCCTACACGATGCTTGCAGAGACGGTGGAGCTGCTCAA ATTTGTTCTGAAACTTAAAAACCCAGTGGACTCATTAGCTGCACCCccagaaaatgactttttagcTTTATG TTTAAAGTGCCAGTCTCTTCTTCACATGGCCATGTTTcgccacaaacaaaaaactgcaacaaaattGTCAAAGACTCTTACGGATCACTTTCAA AACTTCGCTCAGGTGTCACTCAAACAGCCCTCCTCAGCAAA GCTAGCAGAAAACCCATCCCTCAGCGTGCCGTCTCCAGCCAGCTCCAGCTCAGGTACCGGTTCGAACCACAGCGGCTCCGGGATCACTGCGGTCGGCAGCACTGTGATGATTCCTCAAGACATAGAGCAAGTGGCCTTTTCCTACGTCAACATCACCACGTTATTTCTAAGTGCTCATGACATCTGGGAGCAGGCAGAGGAACTGGCATTAAAAGGCAGcg GTGTGCTCACAGAGCTGGATGCCTCCATGGGCCCACTGAGACTGATGTCAAATATGAGCTTCATGGTCCGCTACATCAGGCAAGGTGTCAACTGGTTAAGGCTGGACAGCCGAAAGCTTTGA